A genomic region of Candidatus Dependentiae bacterium contains the following coding sequences:
- the rpsB gene encoding 30S ribosomal protein S2, producing the protein MIDIKELLKAGVHFGHKTCKWSPKMAPFIWGAKNKIHLIDISKTAILLQRSADFLKQVTSEGKLVLWVGTKKAAQKTIISTAAELKMPYVVHRWVGGTLSNFSEIKKAITRLLHLRDALNKSASRFTKKEASVIQKEIARLEKNVGGILNLTSKPGAVVVIDAQKERAAIKEALSLGIPVVAMIDTNTDPAGINFVIPANDDATKSIDVIINYLGQAVKAGHEEYELNNQAKIEESRAKSKKATTPVETVAVEVAAAPTIDENLQKELIQAGIIGDEDESSKERKKTTRPTAPVRKRTTSKG; encoded by the coding sequence ATGATCGATATCAAAGAACTGCTCAAAGCAGGTGTTCATTTCGGACACAAAACATGTAAATGGTCTCCAAAAATGGCTCCTTTCATCTGGGGCGCAAAAAACAAAATTCATTTAATAGATATTTCCAAAACTGCAATTTTGCTACAAAGATCTGCTGATTTTTTGAAGCAAGTTACAAGCGAAGGAAAATTAGTTCTATGGGTAGGTACTAAAAAAGCTGCTCAAAAAACAATCATATCTACTGCCGCAGAATTAAAGATGCCTTATGTAGTACACAGATGGGTAGGCGGAACATTAAGCAATTTTAGCGAAATTAAAAAAGCTATTACTCGCTTATTACATCTAAGAGATGCTCTAAATAAATCTGCTTCAAGATTTACCAAAAAAGAAGCCAGCGTAATCCAAAAAGAAATCGCACGTTTAGAAAAGAATGTTGGTGGAATTTTAAATTTAACAAGCAAACCAGGCGCAGTAGTCGTAATTGATGCTCAAAAAGAAAGAGCTGCTATTAAGGAAGCTTTAAGCCTTGGAATTCCAGTCGTTGCTATGATCGATACAAACACAGATCCTGCAGGCATAAATTTTGTAATTCCAGCAAATGATGATGCTACCAAATCAATCGACGTCATCATTAATTATCTTGGCCAAGCAGTAAAAGCAGGTCATGAAGAATACGAACTAAATAATCAAGCCAAAATTGAAGAAAGCCGAGCAAAATCTAAAAAAGCTACAACACCCGTAGAAACAGTTGCAGTTGAAGTTGCAGCAGCTCCAACAATAGATGAAAATCTTCAAAAAGAGCTAATTCAAGCAGGAATCATCGGTGATGAAGACGAATCTTCTAAAGAAAGAAAAAAGACAACAAGACCAACAGCTCCTGTAAGAAAAAGAACAACCTCTAAAGGTTAA
- the lon gene encoding endopeptidase La, with translation MNDNAQKKAKFFSVLPLKNVVAMPKNVMPVIVGREVSIKAVEYALSKDKEIFVTSQKNFDTKVPTEKDIFYFGTRAIILQATKLSNGTLKILIEGVCRSKIAEIQKSEGFIGVLAEDVESIYPEKNSETEALWRTLRDLFKEYVELHGKIPAELLTMFEEFSDLEFLVDTIAAHLPLKLEDKQELLEMVDVKERSEKVISLVKHELEVIKTELKIKKRVQDQIEKHQKDYYLNEQIRAIQHELGRDNVQEELEQLRKKAKKLKLPKEAYDKVDAELKRLELMQPSSPEATVSRNYVDWILSIPWHEESKDTVSLEEAEKILEQSHAGMKKAKERILEFIAIKKFAKNNLKRSPIICLSGPPGVGKTTLAKSIAQALGREFIRISLGGMRDEAEIRGHRKTYIGAMPGKLIQSMKKAQTINPVILLDEVDKMSSDFRGDPSSALLEVLDTETNSTFADYFLEVDYDLSKVMFITTANVMDNIPYPLLDRMEIISLPGYTSSEKMKIVKEFLFPRVLKEHSLTAAQIEISDEIFRKIIDEYTKESGVRQLERVIAKLARKSIQDLLENKKLKKVKVDLDKIAKWLGTPKYKKSEKKLEETVGLATGLAWTEVGGEVLEIEVSILNGKGSLSLTGQLGEVMQESAQAALSYVRSRAKDFGLKPDFYASTDIHIHVPEGAIPKDGPSAGITITAALISALTKTPLQKDVAMTGEVTLRGRVLPVGGLKEKLLAAVRVGSKKAIVPKENQDEIKEFEKELNLDKDLNIIYADVMDVVIDNAFVRKPFLVEASKKAVKNSSKKTAKKKSKK, from the coding sequence ATGAATGATAATGCTCAAAAGAAAGCAAAGTTTTTTTCAGTTCTTCCTTTGAAAAATGTTGTTGCTATGCCTAAAAATGTTATGCCTGTAATTGTTGGGCGTGAGGTTTCTATTAAGGCTGTTGAATACGCACTTTCTAAAGACAAAGAAATCTTTGTAACTTCTCAGAAAAATTTTGATACTAAAGTTCCAACTGAAAAAGATATTTTTTATTTTGGAACAAGAGCTATAATTTTACAAGCAACAAAGCTATCAAACGGTACTTTAAAGATTCTTATTGAAGGAGTTTGCCGTTCAAAAATTGCTGAAATTCAAAAATCTGAAGGATTCATAGGTGTTTTAGCAGAAGATGTTGAGTCTATTTATCCAGAAAAAAATTCAGAAACAGAAGCTTTGTGGCGAACTTTACGAGATTTGTTCAAAGAATACGTAGAATTACACGGTAAAATTCCTGCAGAACTTCTTACTATGTTTGAAGAGTTTAGCGATTTAGAGTTTTTGGTTGATACCATTGCAGCTCATTTACCACTTAAGCTGGAAGATAAGCAAGAATTGCTTGAAATGGTTGATGTAAAAGAAAGAAGCGAAAAAGTTATTTCTTTGGTAAAACATGAACTTGAAGTGATTAAAACAGAGCTTAAAATAAAGAAGCGAGTGCAAGATCAGATTGAAAAACATCAAAAAGATTATTATCTAAATGAGCAGATTAGAGCTATACAACATGAATTGGGACGAGATAATGTTCAAGAAGAATTAGAGCAACTGCGCAAAAAAGCTAAAAAATTAAAATTACCAAAAGAAGCTTATGATAAAGTAGATGCAGAGCTTAAGCGTTTAGAGCTTATGCAGCCATCTTCTCCCGAAGCAACTGTAAGTAGAAATTATGTTGATTGGATATTGTCTATCCCTTGGCATGAAGAAAGCAAAGATACAGTAAGTTTGGAAGAGGCAGAAAAAATTTTAGAACAATCTCATGCCGGAATGAAAAAGGCAAAAGAGAGAATTTTAGAATTTATAGCTATCAAAAAATTTGCTAAAAATAATTTGAAACGCTCACCTATTATTTGCCTTTCAGGTCCTCCTGGTGTTGGTAAAACAACTCTTGCAAAAAGTATCGCGCAAGCTTTGGGTAGAGAATTTATTAGAATTTCTCTTGGCGGAATGCGCGACGAGGCTGAAATACGAGGCCATAGAAAAACTTATATCGGGGCAATGCCTGGTAAACTTATTCAATCGATGAAAAAGGCACAAACTATAAATCCTGTTATATTGCTTGATGAAGTAGATAAAATGTCTTCTGATTTCCGAGGAGATCCATCTTCTGCATTACTTGAAGTTTTAGATACAGAAACAAACAGCACATTTGCAGATTATTTCTTGGAAGTAGATTATGATCTTTCAAAAGTTATGTTTATCACAACCGCAAACGTAATGGATAATATTCCTTATCCGCTTCTTGATCGTATGGAGATTATCTCTCTTCCTGGTTATACATCTAGCGAAAAAATGAAGATTGTAAAAGAATTTTTATTTCCTAGAGTTTTGAAAGAACACTCGCTTACTGCAGCGCAAATCGAGATTAGCGATGAAATTTTTAGAAAAATAATAGATGAGTATACAAAAGAGTCAGGTGTAAGGCAGCTTGAACGAGTAATTGCCAAACTTGCTAGAAAATCTATACAAGATTTACTTGAAAATAAAAAACTTAAAAAAGTTAAGGTTGATTTAGATAAAATTGCAAAATGGCTTGGAACTCCAAAATATAAAAAATCAGAAAAAAAGCTTGAAGAGACTGTAGGCCTTGCAACAGGACTTGCATGGACTGAAGTTGGCGGAGAAGTTTTAGAGATAGAAGTTTCTATTTTAAATGGAAAAGGATCACTATCACTGACCGGGCAGCTTGGAGAAGTTATGCAAGAGTCAGCGCAAGCCGCTTTGAGCTATGTAAGATCGCGGGCAAAAGATTTTGGTTTAAAACCAGATTTTTATGCATCAACTGATATTCATATTCACGTTCCTGAAGGTGCCATTCCAAAAGATGGTCCTTCTGCGGGAATAACTATTACAGCCGCTTTGATTTCAGCCCTTACAAAAACTCCGCTTCAAAAAGATGTTGCGATGACCGGTGAAGTAACACTTCGAGGTAGAGTATTGCCTGTTGGCGGTTTGAAAGAAAAACTACTTGCAGCAGTGCGTGTTGGTAGCAAAAAAGCAATAGTTCCAAAAGAAAATCAAGATGAAATTAAGGAATTTGAAAAAGAACTTAACTTAGATAAAGATTTGAATATCATCTATGCAGATGTTATGGATGTGGTTATAGACAATGCATTTGTTAGAAAACCATTTTTAGTGGAAGCTTCTAAAAAAGCTGTTAAAAACTCTTCGAAAAAAACTGCAAAGAAAAAATCTAAAAAATAG
- a CDS encoding methylmalonyl-CoA carboxyltransferase, with product MLENSTINLLAEKKQKATCGGGVDKLQAQSSLGKKTARERINLFLDENSFEEIDQLATSPFLEEKFYTDGVICGFGKVNGRKVAVFFQDFSIKGGSLGFRHAQKICKIMDLAAKIGCPVIGVLDSGGARIDEGIHALAGFGEIFMRNSRFSGVVPQISVVLGPCAGGAVYSPALTDFIFTTEKISQLFITGPDVIRNVLHQEVTKDDLGGARVHAEKTGLVHFLTQSEEECFYKVKKLLSYLPDNYLSVTGLHDSYENFNDDLQQVINWDLLIPQNQNQSYDVKAVIEAISDRDTFLEVQADFAQNIVVGFVRIAGRVVGIVANQSLEKAGTLDIDASCKAARFIKTCNNFNIPIVSLVDVPGFLPGIEQEHNGIIRHGAKLIYAYAEATVPKITVILRKAFGGAYIVMGSKHLGSDFNFSLPMAQIAVLGAQGAVNILHKRKINSLQTAEEKFLMENELKEKYTEEFLNPYVAAEFGYIDAIIMPNEIRKKLISSLEIAEEKVEHLPKKKHGNIPL from the coding sequence ATGTTAGAAAATAGCACAATAAATCTTTTGGCCGAGAAGAAACAAAAAGCAACTTGTGGTGGTGGAGTTGATAAGTTGCAAGCGCAATCTAGTTTGGGTAAAAAAACAGCTAGAGAACGTATTAATTTGTTTTTGGATGAAAACTCTTTTGAAGAGATCGATCAGTTAGCGACTTCTCCATTCTTAGAAGAAAAATTTTATACCGACGGCGTTATTTGCGGTTTTGGTAAAGTAAATGGACGTAAAGTTGCTGTTTTTTTTCAAGACTTTTCGATCAAAGGTGGCTCGCTTGGCTTTAGACATGCACAAAAGATTTGTAAAATAATGGATTTAGCTGCCAAAATCGGATGTCCGGTTATTGGGGTTTTAGATTCTGGTGGAGCAAGAATCGATGAAGGAATTCATGCACTTGCAGGTTTTGGTGAAATTTTTATGCGCAATAGTAGATTTTCTGGTGTTGTTCCTCAAATTTCTGTAGTTTTAGGTCCTTGTGCTGGTGGTGCAGTTTATTCTCCTGCATTAACAGATTTTATTTTTACTACTGAAAAAATTAGTCAGCTATTTATTACAGGCCCTGATGTTATTCGAAATGTCTTGCATCAAGAGGTTACAAAAGATGATCTTGGTGGAGCGCGAGTTCATGCTGAAAAAACGGGACTTGTTCATTTTTTGACACAAAGTGAAGAAGAGTGCTTTTATAAAGTTAAAAAATTATTGTCATATTTGCCTGATAATTACTTATCGGTAACGGGCTTACATGATTCATATGAAAATTTTAATGACGACCTACAGCAAGTTATAAACTGGGATTTGTTAATTCCTCAAAATCAAAACCAATCTTATGATGTTAAAGCTGTGATTGAAGCTATTTCGGATCGCGATACTTTTTTAGAAGTTCAAGCAGATTTTGCACAAAATATTGTTGTGGGATTTGTAAGAATCGCTGGAAGAGTTGTCGGGATTGTTGCAAATCAAAGTTTAGAAAAAGCAGGAACTCTTGATATCGATGCATCATGCAAAGCTGCAAGATTTATCAAAACCTGTAACAATTTTAATATACCAATTGTTTCTCTTGTTGATGTTCCCGGATTTTTACCAGGCATAGAGCAAGAACATAATGGAATAATTCGTCATGGTGCAAAGTTAATTTATGCTTATGCGGAAGCAACTGTTCCAAAGATTACTGTTATTTTACGCAAGGCTTTCGGTGGTGCATACATTGTGATGGGTAGCAAGCACTTAGGTTCAGATTTCAATTTTTCACTTCCAATGGCACAAATTGCAGTTTTGGGAGCTCAAGGCGCTGTTAACATTTTGCATAAGCGCAAAATAAATTCACTGCAAACAGCGGAAGAAAAGTTTTTAATGGAAAATGAACTTAAAGAAAAATATACAGAAGAATTTTTGAATCCTTACGTTGCTGCTGAATTTGGTTACATAGATGCAATTATAATGCCAAACGAAATTCGAAAAAAATTAATTAGTTCTTTAGAGATTGCTGAAGAAAAAGTTGAGCATTTGCCAAAGAAGAAGCATGGAAATATTCCATTGTAA
- the hflX gene encoding GTPase HflX, with amino-acid sequence MAKKSISIEDIRPKILLLGIYTPQNKFRDMEAYFEEFVSLVETLGAVYDEKLFIKLRNIDPSYFLTTGKIEEVTAFCEEHKIDEIICSESLSALQERNLTDAFGCVISDRARLILEIFKNSAHSAEGKTQVEIAELEYLKTRMSGRGIDMAQQAGFIGSRGPGETVKEAIRRTYATKIRQAQKRLHILEKSRDEQRKRRLQSNIPLVSLIGYTNSGKSSILNRLTKSNVLVENKLFATLDTTTKIYYPSPQKKILLSDTVGFISELPHHLIESFKSTLDELKYSDLLLIVVDISNNIWKDQIEVVRDTLHSLKIEKPYIFVFNKIDKIANIEEIKPDLEEFKPYILTSVKPKDGLNDLVTYLKDFEFKK; translated from the coding sequence ATGGCTAAAAAATCGATTTCAATTGAAGATATCCGTCCTAAAATTTTACTTTTGGGAATTTATACACCGCAAAATAAATTCAGAGATATGGAAGCATATTTTGAAGAATTTGTAAGTCTTGTTGAAACTCTTGGAGCTGTTTATGATGAAAAATTATTTATAAAATTACGAAATATAGATCCTTCTTATTTTTTAACAACTGGAAAAATAGAAGAAGTGACAGCATTTTGTGAAGAACATAAAATTGATGAAATTATTTGTTCTGAATCATTATCCGCATTGCAGGAACGAAATTTGACCGATGCTTTTGGATGTGTTATTTCAGATCGCGCTCGTTTGATCTTGGAAATATTTAAAAATTCTGCTCATTCAGCTGAAGGTAAAACTCAGGTAGAAATTGCAGAATTGGAATATTTGAAAACGAGAATGTCGGGTCGTGGTATAGATATGGCGCAACAAGCAGGATTTATTGGATCTCGCGGTCCGGGTGAAACGGTAAAAGAAGCTATTCGAAGAACTTATGCAACCAAGATTCGTCAAGCGCAAAAGAGACTGCATATTTTGGAGAAATCTAGAGATGAGCAGAGAAAAAGAAGGCTGCAAAGTAATATTCCATTAGTTTCTTTGATTGGTTATACAAACTCTGGAAAATCCAGCATTCTCAATCGTCTTACAAAATCAAATGTTTTGGTAGAAAATAAGCTTTTTGCAACGCTCGATACAACAACAAAAATTTATTATCCTTCGCCACAAAAAAAGATTTTACTTTCAGATACTGTTGGTTTTATAAGTGAACTTCCTCATCATTTGATAGAATCTTTTAAATCTACTCTTGATGAGTTGAAGTATTCAGATTTATTGCTCATTGTAGTCGATATAAGTAATAATATTTGGAAAGATCAAATAGAAGTTGTCCGAGATACTTTGCATAGTTTAAAAATTGAGAAGCCTTACATTTTTGTTTTTAACAAAATTGATAAGATTGCAAATATTGAAGAGATAAAACCAGATTTAGAAGAGTTTAAACCTTATATTTTGACTTCAGTAAAACCAAAAGATGGTTTAAATGATTTAGTTACTTATCTAAAAGATTTTGAGTTTAAAAAATAA
- a CDS encoding ribosome recycling factor, with product MKPIIFSEGDSKTFENSVNEAMDLAIKHFDKELTSIRTGRASTAIFDGLKVECYGQLMGIKEIASLSAPDARLITIQPWDKSIIGDIEKAILASDIGITPVNDGQLIRLQFPMISSQRREELVKVLGKKTEECRVSIRNVRKEAHNFLREAEKEKLISEDFAERLSHLLQKITDKFIEKTDALNSKKESELKSL from the coding sequence ATGAAACCAATTATCTTTTCTGAAGGAGATTCGAAGACTTTTGAAAACTCCGTAAACGAAGCAATGGACCTAGCGATAAAACATTTTGATAAAGAACTTACCTCTATCCGCACAGGCCGAGCATCAACCGCAATATTTGACGGACTAAAAGTAGAATGTTACGGACAATTAATGGGCATCAAAGAAATAGCCTCTTTATCCGCTCCTGATGCACGATTAATCACAATCCAACCTTGGGACAAAAGCATCATCGGAGATATCGAAAAAGCAATTTTAGCTTCCGATATAGGAATTACTCCTGTAAATGACGGACAACTTATTAGATTACAATTCCCAATGATTTCATCACAACGCCGCGAAGAATTGGTAAAAGTCTTAGGCAAAAAAACTGAAGAATGCAGAGTATCTATCAGAAATGTGCGAAAAGAAGCACATAACTTCCTTCGTGAAGCAGAAAAAGAAAAATTGATTTCTGAAGATTTTGCAGAAAGATTATCTCATCTTCTACAAAAAATTACCGATAAATTTATCGAAAAAACAGATGCACTAAACAGTAAAAAAGAATCCGAACTAAAATCTCTGTAA
- a CDS encoding cytochrome C biogenesis protein: protein MIILLLFSLFAGFITVLSPCILPILPILLGLGAAVEKRRAWGIVIGLILSFTFFSLTLKFIVSLTGISPNVLRYIALALIGILGISMLFPRLEKIFVIIFSGFSHLGELVQEKSKFIRSGFISGLVLGIALGLIWTPCAGPVLATVIAIVASSVINLKIILVLLFYSIGCAIPMFLIMYGGSTILNSVSFFSRNAAVIRKIFGILIVIGSAMIFFNLDIVMQQSVSKYLNRFFVEDNGVLKKELERLQDNENLITEIKLESKAPELVGINHWINSSPLTLASLKGKVVLVDFWTYSCINCVHSLPYLNQWYEKYKGKGFIIIGVHTPQFEYEKDVKNVEAAVKRFKITYPVALDNDYKTWNIYNNRYWPSLYLLDKKGVVKKIYFGAGDYLKTENMIQNLIDI from the coding sequence ATGATAATTTTACTTTTATTTTCTTTGTTTGCTGGTTTTATAACGGTTTTGTCACCATGCATTTTGCCAATTTTGCCTATTCTGCTTGGATTGGGAGCTGCTGTAGAAAAACGTAGAGCTTGGGGCATAGTCATAGGATTAATTTTAAGTTTTACTTTTTTTTCTTTAACTTTAAAATTCATAGTTTCTTTGACAGGCATTTCTCCTAATGTTTTACGTTATATTGCTTTAGCATTAATAGGTATATTGGGTATTTCAATGTTATTTCCAAGGCTAGAAAAGATATTTGTTATTATTTTTTCTGGATTTAGTCATTTAGGTGAATTGGTTCAGGAGAAATCCAAATTTATTAGGAGTGGATTTATCAGCGGTTTAGTTTTAGGAATAGCTCTTGGATTAATATGGACACCTTGTGCTGGTCCCGTTCTTGCTACTGTAATAGCTATTGTCGCTTCAAGTGTTATTAATCTTAAAATTATTTTGGTTTTACTATTTTATAGTATCGGCTGTGCTATACCTATGTTTTTAATAATGTATGGTGGATCTACGATTTTAAATTCGGTAAGTTTTTTTTCAAGAAATGCAGCAGTTATAAGAAAAATATTTGGCATTTTGATTGTGATAGGATCTGCTATGATTTTTTTTAATTTGGATATTGTGATGCAGCAATCAGTGTCTAAATATTTAAACAGATTTTTTGTTGAAGATAATGGTGTTTTAAAAAAAGAATTAGAACGTTTACAAGATAATGAGAATTTGATCACAGAAATAAAATTGGAGAGTAAAGCTCCAGAGTTAGTCGGAATAAATCATTGGATAAATTCTTCACCGCTTACGCTTGCATCTCTGAAGGGTAAAGTTGTTTTGGTTGATTTTTGGACTTATAGCTGTATTAATTGTGTTCATTCTTTGCCATATCTAAATCAATGGTATGAAAAATATAAGGGCAAGGGTTTTATAATTATAGGCGTTCATACACCTCAATTTGAATATGAAAAAGATGTTAAGAATGTGGAAGCTGCTGTAAAACGTTTCAAAATAACTTATCCTGTAGCCTTAGATAACGATTATAAAACTTGGAATATATACAACAATAGATATTGGCCTTCTCTTTATTTATTGGACAAAAAGGGTGTTGTTAAAAAAATATATTTTGGTGCAGGTGATTATTTGAAAACTGAAAATATGATC